CAATTGTCAGATTATGCAAGTTTATATTAACATATAACCTTGAAATAAAAGTTATAGTAACTTCGATCGACAAAAGTTACATAGATAAATTTTCTTTGAAGATTGATAAATTTTCATTTTTGAATCGTTCATGTAGGTAGCTTTGCTGAAATTTACAGGATATAAGATAATAAACAACGTTTCAGATACGGGGAAGGCATTCTTAATCATTCTTATCACAGATATTTTTCTTGGGtaattttctttcttttttacTACCCTAGTCAAAATAAGTCAATGTTTGATTTGAGTGTCAAACTAGTTTTTTTTTAATACTTTCAAATCAACAAATTAATCAATTTTTGTTGTTGAATTTGGAAATGTGTAGGTATCATTCAGAATCAGGTTGGCAGACGTTGCTAGAAATAATCGTCGAACATTATGGTTTTGATGTCGATCAATCTGCCATTATCATTTTTGTCTGCCTAATTCCTGTGATCATTGATGCATGTGTGAAGCTTtgggtatgttttttttttttttttttgttcgaaagATTTTACAAAATATTTGACTAAATTGAACATTTTTTTCTTAAAAGCAGCATATACCAAGACTTTTGACAGCTCTTCtagaaatataaataattatttggCTCATGTGGTATTAGATTAAATATCAAGTATGGTCATTGTTCTATAAAACCTTTATTTGACTTTAGTGGTATTGTTCCTGTCCAATAAAAGTAAGTGACTTTACCTGTTTGCCCTTGTGAGAAGCTAACTTTTTAAGTTTTTAGTGCTTATCAAGGGTAAATTTGTCCAAAAATGTTACTCCACAGTTTAACTAATGGACTAATGGTGATGAAAACTCAAGTTACAATGACCAAAATGTCAATATAATCCAGTTAGAAAATTGACCATAGAGTATTGTACTTGGTACAAGTTCCACATCTGATGTTTGAATTCTGTTGATTTCTTTTTTTTACTTTCCATTTATGACTTTTGATGAGTATTTATAGTGAATCTTTTGTGTATTGCTTAGATGTTCAAATTTCTTCCAAGATTATCGCCAAAGGTGTCGAATATTTTCCAGGAAATGAAGAGGCATTAGACACAATTCTGGGCTTTAATAATCAAAGCTCATGATTCAATTTCCATTTTTTATATTTATAGGCTTATTACATCATTGAACCATATTTATACTTGATTGATTTTACTACTTGCCTTTCCTATGATTTATTTGGGCTTCAACACCATGAGAATCTCGTACATCTTCATTATCATGTGTTGTGGCTCTAAATATAAATAAATGAATATTGAAGACCTTGTTATTCTATTCAATTTATTGCAGTCAAagcagataaaaaaaaaaaaaaaaatttgttctgttcattcaagattcatgatatatatttatgtataccaGCAATTGTTCAGCATATGCCATATCTATTGTTTACGCAATATTTGATATTATTGAATTATTGATTTTCCAAGAAATGGTTATAATGTTTTATAACTTCGTCAAATATAATGCAACTTTGTTAAACTAGTTCAatcaaactttacaaaatcattataATACAATAAGTAACTAACTGTTtaactatattttaaattttaataataataaagaatatattaatattatacggAGTACTTTACTACGGAGTATAACTATAAAGTAGTAGTACGGAGTAATCTTCTTAGAAATTGTACTTGTAATTATTTATGTAAATGTAAAGCTAAACTTAATAAAATAatagagaaataaaaataaaattgtatCTAGTCTTCGTCTTCTTCTTCGTAGAACCCAACAACACACACATCTATAAATAGATATAGATACATACATAATCTCTACTTTGTAATCACCGTTACAATTCTCTAACTCAAACTCCATCCTCCTCATCctcatcaattcatcatcatcatcatcatcatcatcatcatcatcatcaccaccacaTGTGTAAGTTCTTAATTTCACTTTCTGTTTTTGGTAATACTTACTTTATCACTTTATGCCTTTTGATCAATGTTTTAGTCGAATAAATATGACTACTTTGGGTTAAAGTTCGCTACTTTGACTGTAAAAATGGTTGCTTTACATGAGTTCTTTTTTCAACTGTTCATAGTCATCGTCTATTTTTGTTCTTGTTTTAGTGGGCCCAGTGTGTGAAGATTACAAATCTTGCTTTTGTGATTTGAAGGTTCGGTGGTTTGTTGAGTATTTTTTACTATGCTTAATGATTTTTCATCTGTAAGTAAGAAGAGTGCAACTATGTGAATAAGTTAGTTACAGGTTTAAAATGTTGAATTTGAATGTATTTTACAATTTGTTCTTGGTGTGAATTATGGTTAAAGGTTCATTAAAGCATTTTTAGAAGCATAAATTTAGCAAGTTCGAATCGCTTTTAAAAATATTGTGCGTCAGTTTGAAAAGATCCTTTTGTATTATTTGGATGCAGGTTTTTAGTTGTGTAGAACAGTTACTCATGTTGAAGGTGTAAACAGAGTTAGAAGGACTATTTTGATTTAAGAAGATGTTAGTGGGTCCCAACATAAACCATAACCACGATAACAATTTTCATGGTATCACACAAGGGTTCTACCATAAgctcgataatgatgatgatgtgtcCATGGAAAGTTTCAGTAGTTTACAAACGAGCAACAATGGAGGTTCGGTTGGAGTCTCAATTGCACACAGCAGTGTAGGTTCCAACCATCCGATCCTAAATACGTATGGCTCGAACCATAATCCACCCACTTACACCTTTGATCATAGTGTTAACAACAAATTAAAAAAAGCCTCACAAGGTTCAAGTGATGATGCATTGGCTCAATCTCTATTAGACGTTCGTTTTTCGACACAAGGCCTTCAAGGTTACGAAGAATGGACGATCGACCTTAAAAGGCTAAACATGGGGCCCGCTTTCGCGCAAGGTACATTCGGGAAACTTTATAAAGGTAGTTATAACGGTGAAGATGTTGCTATTAAGCTTTTGGAAAGGCCAGAAGATAATGTAGATAAAGCAAACCTTTTGGAACAACAATTTCAACAAGAAGTTATGATGCTTGCAGATAAAAAGCATCCAAATATTGTTAGATTTATCGGTGCGTGTTATAAACCGACGGTATGGTGTATTGTAACTGAATATGCAAAGGGGGGTTCGGTTAGACAGTTTCTAAGTAGGCGGCGTGATAAAAAATCCGTGCCGTTGAAATTGGCAATTAAACAAGCTTTGGATGTTGCTAAAGGAATGGAATTTATTCATGGGGTTGGTGTAATTCATCGGGATTTGAAGTCGGATAATCTTTTGATTGCTTCTGATCGATCGATCaagattgcggattttggttttgcAAGGATCGAAGCGCAGACTGAAAATATGACACCGGAGATGGGAACCTATCGATGGATGGCCCCGTAAGTTTTCTTTTCGCCATTTGATCATTCTTTTTATTTATAGTTTAAGTAATGCAATGTTATTTTGATTTATCGGACTTTGATGTTTATTTCGCTTTGTGACTATACCCGGCAATTGAGACCCATAGCTTGAAAATGGGTCCACTGGGTTAGGTATTTAACCAATTGGGTccacaagaagttaaaaattgggTCTAGTTTAGACCCATATGAagccaaacaaatatatataaggtCCAACTAGTCTTTTTACAAGTTTAAGAAACTTCGAGAAAGGGGcttgacccaacccgacccattTAGACCCATCCCGTTTGACCGATCTAAAAAATCTGACCGTTTCGACTCAAACCCTATCGGAtcttgacccaacccgacccgtttTCCATGTTTGGTTATGAATAAGGGTTTAAATGGGTCGGGTTATTTTGGTACAAGACAAAACAGGTTGGGTTGAACCAAAACATTCTTACTAAATTTGCCTATCTATTGTTAATATTATCTTTTGATGTAACTTTTTGCAGCGAAATGATTCAGCGCCGAACGTACACTCAAAAAGTGGATGTTTATAGCTTCGGGATCGTGCTATGGGAACTAATTACAGGTATGCTACCGTACCAAAACCTAAAAGATGTACAGGTGGCGTTTTCCGTTGTGTATAAAGGCCTGCGCCCAACCATCCCGGATGACTGCCTACCTGTCCTCCGTAAAATAATGACGTGCTGCTGGGATGTGGACCCCAAGGCCAGGCCTTCGTTCACTCAAGTTGTTAAAATGCTTGAAATGGCTGAAACCGAGATCATGACAACAGTGAGGAAGGCTCGGTTTAGAGGTTTCTGTGTGAGTCAGCCCATGACCATTGATTGACATCATCGAAACTAAAAGTCCCAACACCGAAAATGTACTTCCTGTTaagtgatgatattattattatatgtatttaaaAGATAATTTCTTTCTGCAAAGATTGAAAGTTATGATGCGAACCGATTGTTTTATGGTAACTAATGATTAATATATTACGCATTTTCCTCAAATTTATAACTGGATCGATTTGACACTTTGATATAAGGGTGGCAATGTGTCAATGTTAACTCATTTACATATAAGTGGATCGATCTGGGTTGTGCTTTATCACAAATGCATACAACCAACTAAAGTATCATCTAGAGTAGTACTTAAAATTCAAAAATGCAGGTAATTATAGCACCAATACATTTTTTTAcctatatagttatagttataattacacattataatatttaataaaaaaatcTATAAGAAAAACTGTCAAAAAAATCTGTGATCAACCCAACTCACTTGTACTTAGAATGACCTTTTCAACTCAGacccatttttattattttttgaaatAATATTCTCCAGGTGAAACCCTTtacccccaaaaaaaaaaaaacaaactcagacccattttgacccgttactTAACCCTCCCAGCGTGCTGATCTTGCCACATCTAATTCAGGTGATTAAGTAATACCTCTTATGACTCTCGACTTTGAGTTACAGGCTTATTCTCATTGTTTTCAAAAAGTATATGGCGCAACCACTATTCGGGACATCTTTGATGATGTGCCACTAAACACAGAGCTGGCGCCTCCACCTATTTTGCTGCTAGTGATCTGCGTTGTTTTCAAAATCTACAGGCCCGATCATTTCAGCAACACCACAGAACTGAACTGTCCATTGGCGTTTACTTGAAATTTGAAAGAAGATGGCTAAAATCTCTCATCATGGTGCATGCCATGAATATATACAGAAGTggaaattttgacccatttacactAGATAAGTTACTTTTATATAGAATCTTTAGGGTTATGTGAATTAGGAAGgctataatttaatattaattttattattattaagcttaaACTATTAAACTAAAAAATGTTTGCATAAGGCTCGTAAAAGACCTAGTTGAAGTTTAATTTTAAAGTTAGAAGTTTAAATTTGTTATTGTTAGAAAGTGTGTAACAAAAGAGCTGATAATGAAACCTTCGAAATGTAAAgtgacatataatgataacaaataatgaataatgataaaactatataataaataaattatatgtttAATGATTTTATGTAAGATATCATTTTATAAgttacaaacttattttaaaatttaTTTCAGTTTTTTCTACAACTTAAAATTGCCAAgttaccacgattgtctaggccaccacatgaggaacccaacccgcaggttgatctctcctaccgaggccaccacacaatagggacgcactgggctccagcagacaagcgtcaaccaacatgcagtcatcacaatgtactaactatccacaacaataagtatatctaacaagcatggcagtcataatataacatcttccgcttagattgtaaaatctatttgATTGGGGTATAATGGAGATTTATAACTACCAGTGATTTGAGAAAATAGACTGTGTTGTATCGATAAACTCTATTAAGGTCttgttccgaaatactcgaaatgaaagtgtgatttagaatgatgtattacgtctggccaacggaaatacattgtagtaaagcatacagtagtttcgagagtcggaagagatgtaacgagtgttagATCGGGTGTTGTTTGACGATGAATGTGATTTTCGATGAACTGTTGATCGAGAGTAGACTTTTCCGACATAGTAAGGTTAGTTGAACCATATCTGGACTAGGCTATTGATGATCGTATAAGCCTTAGTTTTGAGTTCTGATGAAGTTCGAAGCAAGATTAAGTCGATGCAGAGATAGTTTTAGTGGTGTCAAACGCGTGTATTGATATCATTTGACGGATttaattgttagatggatgtttattgtttgtggtagtggatatcgttgacttgaaattcatgttcgaatgattaatgttggtttaatattgcatttgtaagtGTTTCTTCTAATGATGAATTTTGGGTAAGTATCAACCTAGATAAGTGATTTATGACGAAACCCTTAGAAATCGATTTTGAACTAGGTATTTAATTGCGGGTTCTGGTAGCACTTTAACCAAGTAACGATCTATCTGATGTAACTGTATCGgtgttgggcatgtgtattgatgttacttaAGGAAATTGATAATTGGATAATTACTTTCAAAATGTGTGGACGATTATTCTAtactcaagatttgtgatgtaatgattgaattgatttgaaattgagttggtaatcatttctactatgattgagtAGACCAGAATCACGATTTAGTCGTTGAATAATTGGATGAATATTGAACCAGATAAGCGAATTTCAATGAAATTCTTGAATATCGGGATTGAAACAAGTAATAAATTACGGAGTTTAGGAAATTTAGTGTAATCCGAGTTGATTTGGCTATGTTGTAGTGATGAAACTAGCTAAGTTTGTGTATTCTAAGGCAAATGATAACCATTATTCAGTGTTTTAGAGTGAGTTGATCTAGGAGATTCGATGATGGTGACTCGGggataacctcaaatcatgattgacagatttcaggtagtgggtcattagtagtgactcgagagttagtgtTTAAAATCTAGACATGAGATGGAATTTTTGTGGTATTTTGTAAGTTTAATGATAGACCAAGCTTGGAATTTAGACGAAATTAGATttgttcagttattagatagcggtAGGTTGTCAGCATTGAATTTCTTTAACTCGTGGTAAAGACTGTTCTCTAAGATCAGGATGTGAGGAACAGTGCAGATATCGTGTAGTTTGAGTAAGTAAGTTTGCATATCGGTGTATGGCGGGTCTTTGACCCTTGGATAGTAGACTAGCAGATGATGTGTTTGGCCTTAGACCGATAAGTTAgcttttgacctacgagaatggACGGAGCTTTGTAAGGCGTATGACCGTAGAACATGATTTGACTTAGGTTACGTTGTGGCCCGTTTTGGtggtttgtaatacccatgacctttgttgattTAGTGATGTAGAATTGTGGGCTTAACTGAATTGTGTCTTCATGTGACACGTTGACAACTGACAGATGACTTAGAATAAACTGAATGGGAGATTTGATGGATTTATTTTATGAGTAATCTTGAAATGTCATGGATCAGTCCAATTCGACGAAATTGACAGTGTATAACCGTTGGTATCTTCAGAAAGTGGGGTGTAGTGACAGTTTGACGTGAAACTTTTCGTGGAAAATCGAGGAAATCAGACTAATTGATGTAAATTGGAGGACTAAATGATGGATAGTTACATATGATTTGAGAATACGATATGTAAGCGGAAACTTGTTGTGAACCGTTTCGTGGAAGTCAATTAAGTTGATGATGAGTCtatataatatttttgggttgTCTTGTATTTGAATGAATGTTGATTGCATCTAGTGTTGAATTGTTTGATCGTTATCCTCTTAGTTTAACTTAGGATAAATGATGACGTGCACGACCCTTGTTAAACAGTAGATTGTTGGTGCTTGGTTACCCCTTCAAGCGATAATTGTGATGCTATAGACAATTGCGGAATAAATTATCTGAATGTTGTGTTGCGTGAGTGGAGTTGGTCGTAACAGAACGGGTTGGCATTGACTTAGTGACGGTGGGTTTTTAAATTGATGTTTTTTGGCTTATGGATTGACAGATGTGAAAACTAATGAATTTTGGCAATGCTTGTTATCTTAGGATGTGTTTTGGTGTAGCTACCGGTGTGACCAATTGTGTTGGTATTTGTTACCTGTGACCCGTGTTGACTATGACTTagcagatttcgaggacggaatctctttaaggggggtagatttgtaacaccctcgaagcgggcctagctgttagattactattttgccctcaggttgtgtggtgttattatatgcttttattctaattttatattttgtattatttaatgatgtggataggaccagtatgtgacaagggtcacagaacaagtttgtttatttaatttggactccgttagggcagtcaaattaagtacgaaagatatcagataactgataaatacccgtttgttgcacagtgtgggaatttaacCCAAATATGATGCCTAGTGTTGCcatttcttgcattttccagattcTTCCTAAATCACACTCCGTACTTCATCTCCTTCACCTACCAAAGCCTAATCcttaatccttgttcttgagctcaaattgtagtaacccgaactaatcctcccgaacgaagtcatcaacagttggtcccattgcgatgatcgactccaagtaatatccttaatttgagctaatgcacagcggaagacttaattcgtacctgagaataacatgctttaaaatgtcaacataaagttggtgagatatataggtttgatgctagcagcgttaaaattatggatcacaagatttcatatataaaaatataatacactcgcaagtgtatgaaaagcattccaagcagtgggcacccggtaactagccttaacaagagtgtatacccctgagttataataatatgtgcaccgaatcaagtgcgttccgttaacctcgaagtactaaacacccgttcttctagtttagtagtgactagaacaacatctgggtgggggtgtaaaacccgatagatctatctttaggattcgcgcctaccagttcataaaccaatagttaaagttaccaagctaggggatttttgattcaaacccatgtagaacgtaattttagtcacttgtgtccataacgtaaatcatttataaaaatagcgcatgtattctcagcccaaaatatttaaagtttaaaaagggatctatatactcaccatactgtattttgtagtaaaaatacatataacaccatttaacacgtataaagttggcctcggattcacgaacctatatcatttatataaatattaacacatataatgataatcgaacaagtttatatataactttattatatcatttttatattagtaacctatatgtttcatgtatttattttatatattttaaaaatataaattttg
This genomic window from Rutidosis leptorrhynchoides isolate AG116_Rl617_1_P2 chromosome 2, CSIRO_AGI_Rlap_v1, whole genome shotgun sequence contains:
- the LOC139890696 gene encoding serine/threonine-protein kinase STY13-like; this encodes MLVGPNINHNHDNNFHGITQGFYHKLDNDDDVSMESFSSLQTSNNGGSVGVSIAHSSVGSNHPILNTYGSNHNPPTYTFDHSVNNKLKKASQGSSDDALAQSLLDVRFSTQGLQGYEEWTIDLKRLNMGPAFAQGTFGKLYKGSYNGEDVAIKLLERPEDNVDKANLLEQQFQQEVMMLADKKHPNIVRFIGACYKPTVWCIVTEYAKGGSVRQFLSRRRDKKSVPLKLAIKQALDVAKGMEFIHGVGVIHRDLKSDNLLIASDRSIKIADFGFARIEAQTENMTPEMGTYRWMAPEMIQRRTYTQKVDVYSFGIVLWELITGMLPYQNLKDVQVAFSVVYKGLRPTIPDDCLPVLRKIMTCCWDVDPKARPSFTQVVKMLEMAETEIMTTVRKARFRGFCVSQPMTID